From Trichoplusia ni isolate ovarian cell line Hi5 chromosome 22, tn1, whole genome shotgun sequence, a single genomic window includes:
- the LOC113504399 gene encoding flocculation protein FLO11 produces the protein MIRSRGDTMSRTLARLLLALSIVAQCRAGPLGPLPNVTSADVGLKEGSCALGDVVYMPGDEFPGSGPCEKCTCSGGGVQCTRQTCEPRPGCKALHRPDHCCPTYQCECEQEGRVYGNGEKLVDPADPCRVCYCQGGEVVCRRIACFVRDDCTPRLVPGRCCPEYDNCPLRGVTSLPGVSSSIPSVPTAESIESRPAPPKENIKQEITIKEITPVSEIPVITDVKIKEILPSPSIEVAEYSSSKSPLIPREATSEKIDKDESKTESPSVIEVHSSLPVIVSSLDTTQYTDAENKNVDAPPSKISFSTQDSIYSAIYPSNIPIVATMGIPPATPDPFPVVTTKAPIIEEEDTFDHNPAFPPLPDDLAVLRNHEDEIVPEQVVDNDHVSSHDIVVASISPVTEAEVKEPLTTTSKDLPDTTTVTTTEKSKPETETTTVSTEAPSFKENPMVNLRSAIPTELFNSPSLVPEEVTGELDETTIADYSTKQASSSTTDATGKSEELIIGKAAISTEDAITSGEITTSIPELEITASKQNMEIELEPSSKDQEQTTSSIAKSNVATEITSQTELSSLPIETSDQNPPEVPENTTHDKDLSATTDSLEISSKVPVTSSEVIAVSRAASNENTGYENVETTEFIVTSFASSETSTDNVELIKISADPEKPSAAIIESADGKTTNDMPDPITDVKIKEILPSTSIAVEEYTSTKSPLTAREATTEYVEATENTAKSFGSSETSTDSVEFIKISADTEKPSAAIIERAGGKNTNDFNELIQIVRDVASISDQTDQEDTSQQVTTPASLSNSEELIPVNSGYKSKNKNFNQNSITEIPLKSKISSKPKVEIEDDESESVTDSPPPFDKVEPTTRRPIIDNVSDDVNIAGNKTDKKDIEIITQSYVPTINHKRPTKVIRKSNEKSTSDESLSLSASVETATDTSASNETLSMSNENERLGDPVVGTSVNESVTTAADPFTTSDIVTTAAPTSGPSTVVTAAPAGDFSTLTTTLAPAVEFKATTTPAPASTLSPSPTSAPASAQ, from the exons GTCCCCTGGGCCCGCTGCCGAACGTGACCAGCGCCGATGTCGGCTTGAAAGAAG gAAGCTGCGCCCTAGGCGATGTAGTGTATATGCCGGGTGACGAGTTCCCTGGGTCAGGCCCATGTGAGAAGTGCACGtgcagcggcggcggcgtgcaGTGCACGCGCCAGACGTGCGAGCCGCGCCCCGGCTGCAAGGCGCTGCACAGGCCCGACCACTGCTGCCCCACCTACCAGTGTG AGTGTGAGCAGGAAGGTCGGGTGTACGGCAACGGAGAGAAGCTGGTGGATCCAGCGGACCCGTGCCGCGTGTGCTACTGCCAGGGAGGCGAGGTGGTGTGCCGGCGCATCGCGTGCTTCGTGCGCGACGACTGCACACCGCGCCTCGTGCCCGGCCGCTGCTGCCCAGAGTACGATAACTGCCCACTTAGAG GTGTAACAAGCTTGCCCGGCGTATCATCATCAATTCCAAGCGTCCCCACGGCTGAAAGCATCGAATCTCGTCCGGCGCCaccaaaagaaaatattaagcaAGAGATTACTATCAAGGAAATAACACCCGTGTCCGAGATCCCCGTCATCACTGATGTAAAGATTAAGGAGATTCTCCCTTCACCAAGTATTGAAGTAGCAGAATACTCGTCGTCAAAGTCTCCTCTTATTCCACGGGAAGCTACCTCCGAGAAGATTGACAAAGATGAGTCAAAAACTGAATCCCCCAGTGTCATAGAAGTACACTCTTCTTTACCAGTCATTGTATCGTCTCTGGACACAACACAATATACCGacgctgaaaataaaaatgtggatGCTCCACCGTCTAAAATTAGCTTTTCCACACAAGACTCTATTTATAGTGCCATCTACCCGTCTAACATCCCAATCGTAGCGACTATGGGAATACCACCCGCGACTCCAGATCCATTCCCGGTAGTAACGACTAAAGCTCCCATCATCGAGGAAGAAGATACATTTGATCATAATCCAGCTTTTCCACCTTTACCTGATGATTTAGCTGTACTACGGAACCACGAAGATGAGATAGTCCCGGAGCAAGTTGTTGACAATGACCATGTATCTAGTCATGATATTGTAGTAGCTAGCATATCACCAGTTACTGAAGCTGAAGTTAAAGAACCTTTGACCACCACGTCTAAAGACCTTCCGGATACAACTACTGTAACGACAACTGAAAAATCTAAACCAGAAACAGAGACTACAACTGTCAGTACTGAAGCCCCAAGCTTTAAGGAAAATCCTATGGTAAACTTGAGATCTGCAATACCCACAGAACTGTTTAATTCTCCTTCTCTTGTTCCTGAAGAGGTAACTGGAGAATTGGATGAAACAACAATAGCTGACTACTCAACAAAACAGGCATCGAGTTCTACAACCGATGCTACAGGAAAATCAGAAGAGTTGATAATTGGAAAGGCTGCTATATCAACAGAGGACGCAATAACATCAGGCGAAATTACAACATCTATTCCTGAACTTGAGATCACAGCCAGTAAACAAAACATGGAAATTGAATTAGAACCGAGCTCTAAAGATCAGGAACAGACAACTAGCTCTATAGCAAAATCAAATGTTGCCACTGAAATTACCTCTCAAACGGAGCTCAGCTCCCTGCCAATTGAAACTAGTGACCAGAATCCTCCGGAAGTCCCTGAGAATACTACTCATGACAAGGATCTTTCAGCGACAACAGATTCATTGGAAATAAGTTCTAAAGTACCTGTGACAAGTTCTGAAGTTATAGCCGTGTCTAGGGCAGCTTCTAATGAAAATACTGGATACGAAAACGTAGAAACTACGGAATTTATTGTGACCTCTTTTGCTTCGTCGGAAACGTCGACAGACAatgttgaattaattaaaatctctgCTGATCCCGAAAAGCCATCTGCGGCTATAATTGAATCGGCTGATGGAAAAACCACTAATGACATGCCAGATCCTATCACCGACGTAAAAATTAAAGAGATTCTTCCTTCAACCAGCATTGCTGTCGAAGAATACACTTCAACTAAGTCTCCTCTTACAGCACGAGAAGCTACTACCGAATATGTGGAAGCCACAGAAAATACTGCTAAGTCTTTTGGTTCCTCGGAAACTTCAACAGACAGTGttgagtttattaaaatttctgcCGACACAGAAAAACCATCCGCGGCTATAATTGAACGGGCTGGTGGAAAAAACACAAATGACTTCAATGAGCTTATTCAGATAGTGCGAGATGTGGCCTCCATCAGCGACCAGACGGATCAGGAGGATACCAGCCAGCAAGTAACTACACCTGCTAGCTTATCTAATTCGGAGGAACTGATTCCCGTGAATTCTGGTTATAAGAGTAAAAATAAGAACTTTAATCAGAACTCAATTACCGAGATACCACTGAAAAGTAAGATTTCGAGTAAGCCAAAAGTAGAGATTGAAGATGATGAATCAGAGAGCGTTACCGACTCGCCACCGCCGTTTGATAAGGTGGAGCCGACTACGAGGAGACCCATTATTGACAACGTGTCGGATGACGTCAATATTGCGGGgaataaaacagacaaaaaagaCATTGAAATAATTACGCAGTCATATGTGCCGACCATCAATCACAAGCGACCTACCAAAGTAATTAGGAAGAGCAATGAGAAGTCTACGTCAGACGAGTCACTGAGTCTGTCAGCCTCTGTAGAGACTGCAACTGACACGAGTGCGTCGAATGAGACTCTCAGCATGTCGAACGAAAATGAGCGACTGGGCGATCCTGTGGTTGGAACAAGTGTTAATGAATCTGTCACCACCGCAGCTGATCCATTCACGACAAGCGATATAGTAACTACCGCTGCACCCACGAGCGGCCCCAGTACTGTGGTCACGGCGGCCCCTGCGGGAGACTTCTCTACCCTCACCACCACTCTCGCGCCAGCAGTAGAGTTCAAAGCGACCACCACGCCAGCTCCTGCGAGCACTCTTAGCCCGTCACCTACTTCAGCGCCCGCGAGCGCGCAGTGA
- the LOC113504642 gene encoding uncharacterized protein LOC113504642, giving the protein MKSVVLCVLVVVAVAAAAPQREGAAYTREAIKQAQNTHLIPKDAEIQKVQEGIELAAYESIPVNQRINLYEILGDQVPSEVINNLQSQIDQVGRE; this is encoded by the exons ATGAAGTCCGTGGTGCTGTGCGTGCTGGTGGTGGTGGCGGTGGCCGCGGCGGCTCCGCAGCGCGAGGGCGCCGCCTACACGCGCGAGGCCATCAAGCAGGCGCAGAACACACACCTCATCCCCAAGGATGCTGAGATCCAGAAG GTACAAGAAGGCATCGAGCTGGCGGCATACGAGTCGATCCCCGTGAACCAGAGGATCAACCTGTACGAGATCCTGGGCGACCAGGTCCCGTCCGAGGTCATCAACAACCTGCAGAGCCAGATCGACCAGGTCGGCCGCGAGTAA